The Daphnia carinata strain CSIRO-1 chromosome 1, CSIRO_AGI_Dcar_HiC_V3, whole genome shotgun sequence sequence TGGCATCTCATGAAGTGAAGCTCTTGTTCTTGTTTGGATTTGCAAGGATTCCTGTAGTCTTTGAATGGCCTTTTGTACAGGTTGTTCAGCCATATTTACCATGTTATTCCTTAGGGATATGTTGCTGTCTCCTAGGATAGTAAAGTGCAAAGATACATAGTTGAACATTTTAATAAAGAAGTATGAATGATTCTAAATGCATTCTTACGTAGGCGATAGTGCAATAGAGTGTTGTATTTCAGTTTGTGTTTTGGTGTCTTTTTGGGGTTACCCGAACTGGGTACGAAGCTTATGTTAGCAACAGTAGAATTATTCGGAACATCGGAGTCCTCGTCCGATTCCGAAGCTTCCCCTAACACCATTCCACATACGACTCGATTCGAAGTTTCCATTGTATGGAGTTCAATTGCAGAAAAATATTCTGATTGCCTTTTTTTACGAGGTGGATAAGAGGAATATTTCTTAACCACTTGTGCCGAATTGCCAATTGCTAAACAGATCGACAAATGACAAGACAATCACGAATTACGACGTTTGCTCGAGACACATTCATCTGGAAACTTGACTTTAGAGTTTGGCCAAGGCTCAGCAGACGAAATAGCGATTTCGTAACTTTCTTGCCACCAGGGGTCCTTCCGTTCCTTATTGTTGTGCTTCGGCGCCAGTCATCGTCTGCTAGCTCAGTTCAAAGACGACAGAACAGATTCTGACAACTTAACCTCCTCATTGTCCCGAACAGAGATTTTAACAATTGTAACTTCGTATCCCCATCGTCTCCTCTATTTACTTAAACAATTGAAGCGGTCGGAGtacttttcttcatttgtgaGCTTTACATTTATTAACCATGAATAATGCTGAGAATTTTACACAAGCGCTGCTATTGAAGCTAAACGAACCTGACTTTGTCCCCACtctcgtttttgaaaaacgttTTGTCGAAATATTTTGCACGAAGTTGAGTAAAATCAATGAGGCGAAATCGTGCGGAACAGCAAATCATTCAATTGCTAACATGAATGAAATGCTTGATTGTGTCTTGGTGATTGCCAAAAAAGATGACAAATTCATTCCCCTTTTTGGAATTATGGACAACATGTATGAGCAAATCATCAACAGTTTAAGTAAGGCTATCTTGGCAAAAATAGAATGTTgcctatttatttttaaccatgtgtttttattaattttttttcctgatatTTAGTCATAATTAAAGAGTATTATCAAGCAATATGGAAATTATCTgaccatgtattttttttattgataggAAGTGAACTAATAGAGAGTGAGTCATTGATACCCCTACATGCCAAGGTAAGACATCCTCTCCATACATCATGAATGTATTCATTACTATATACCTGTAAACCACTGTTTTTGATCTGAAATTTAATGCAATAAGCATCTTGGCAGTATTGTTATTTACATCCTACAGTAATTCTTAAAGTTCATTAGCACGCGCGCTTATCAGACTTCGGGGCATGGTGAAAATGTCTTGGGCATTTTAGGGGAGGAAgattaaattcaaaatctagAAGTTAATACCCCACTATTGGCTGGCTTGTATCGTGCCGgtacttggaaaaaaaaagggcatgtCAAGTAGTCAAGATACGTACAAGGATGTTTGTGCCCTTTTTACTTACTGGTAGCTGTCTATAGAACGGGGCcaaagtaatattttttttttcgaatacaGGTTTTAAACTTCATCAGCCTCATCATCAAACATATTCCATCTAGGAGGGCTACATTTGTAACGCTTGATCTTCACAAATTATTGTTGCTGAAACCAGCCGTGAGTATTTGTACCGTTATTATGACTGTAATGCATTGATTTTACTAAAGGTCGCTCCATGAAACAGGTTTTAAATCATGATCTTATAATGCTGAGGGTTGAAATTTTGGAGGTATTGAGTGATATTCCAGCAGCCTTACAAGACATTTCCTCAATTAATGCTCTCAATTTACTCATCAGTAAGCATCAGGATAATCCCCTTTCATGAATATTTAATATACATAACGAGCTCATTGCATGTTAGGTTTCTTGGAAGGTTTTATTGAGACCAACGAATCCAGTTTCAACTTAAGTGACCCCGAACTTCTTAAATCACTATTGAGCCTGATTAGCAAAATCTCTCGTGATGTTTCATTAAATAACAGTTATCACCTGAGAAAGTTCGACGATGGTAAGCCTATTCACTATTTCTATAAGTAGAAATGTTGCTTAACGTATTCAAATAGTTTTTCTAGAACTAGCACGAATTTTTCCGGAACTAGAACAGGTTCGTAATTAATGAAATAGCTAATGAATTAGTTTCATATTAATTCGTGTTTTCCCACGGAACCTAAGGCCATTCAAGGAGTTTACAAATCAGTCTGTGAAGCTACGCTTTCATGCTCTAGAGCCTCTTTGTATGCGACAAAGAAATCTCCGCTCAGCATAGCCCATTCACGAATTTCCAAACAGCGACCCAAAGTTTTTCAATACAGCATGAGCATTTTGGATTTCAAACCTACACCCGTCGTCAATCTAGCAAAAAGCGGTCGAAAATCAGCAAAGTCTGATGAATATTCCGTTGATCGTTTCATGTTTATTGATATGAATAACATTGACCTGGAGGTTGATGCTATTTCATTCGAAAAGTCAGTCGAACAGATCTCTTTGGAAAGAACTGCAGAGGTCATCGTTGTACTTTCCGAGCGCTTACTCTTGAATCCCTTAAATAATTCTGTTCTTTGTTCATATAGGTAATTTGTGGAATGCTTAATTCTAACAAAGGTAAATTTCATATCATTACATAATTTGCAATAATTATTAAAGTATTCTTTTGAAGGCGGTACAATTCACTTTGGAATCAGTAACTCTGGAAGGATAGAAGGTGTTCGCGTAAACCATGAACAACGAGATGGACTTCGTTGTGGTAATCAATTGAATGATTCTGTCTTCTTTTTAGCTTTTCGTTTAAAGGTATTAACGTGATTTACAGGATTGGACAATGTCTTTTTACACCAGCTGTCGCCTTTACTTCCGTCTTCACTAGTCAGTGTTACTTTCATTCCCGTAAGAGATGAAAATACGAGGACCACAAAGTCAAATCATGCTCTTTATGTGATAAGAATCGTCGTCCCAGCTAAGATGAATACGCTTTACCACTTGAAAAATCGGAATTTATGTTTTGTTCGTAGGCATACAGGGAACGAGCAGCTTAATCTTAAAGAAGTTCGACAATTAACTGTTTCGCTATGCGAAAAACGTTTTATGCCATAACCtaggttttttattttttttatgtttcgtGACATGCTCTGAAGAACAACATTTGAAGTACAAGATTCAATTTTAAACTTTTCACCAGTTTCAAGAGttgatgaatttcattttttacattCAATGTACTGGCATTACAAGATACTGGAAGAGCGAATAAGAACAGTTTGTTACCTTCTTTGGTAGCGAACACGTGAAGAGGAAACTTGGAATAAACTAGCCCTTTTCAAAACAGGGTGCACTTGGCCGCTAGTTGTCAGTATATTATTGCTCCTTTATGTACACAAAATTAAAAGTCGTCGTaatgttaaaaacaaaatgccgAAGAGGAATGCAGGGATTTACATGTTCAGACTACCGAATTGTTTCTCCGGTTGACATTGAGTAACTCGTCGACATTCTTAAAGGCCAGTGGTGTCGTGGCCGGCTCTTCTGTCGAATCCAGCAAATCTTCATCGCCGGATAAAAGGGCGTCAGAGTCCTCCGGTAAACTATCcagattgctgttgttgttgaccaCTCTTTGGTATCGAACAGCTCGCTTCCGACCACGCTTTGGCTTTTTCATTAGGAAATTATCAGTTACCCAAAACATCAGAACCTTAGTGAAAgtagaacaaaaataataagctatatgagaaaaaaaaaaggagaagggaaAATTACGTTAACGAAGAAAGGTATCACGAGCAACACCACCGTAATAGCCACCTTTGGATCTGTTATTGGGGAGAGAATCAGATCACgaacctaaaaaaaatgtgtgttactgataatttcatgtttttttaatgatgggTGTTATACTTTGTCCCAAAACTCCAATTGGACTAGGATTGTTATGAGTACTTTTTCTACCACCATTATCCCCATGTAAACTCCAGACTGTGCCGCCCAGGCTTTAGCACTTGCAGGGTTTCCTTGATAAGAAGCAATGGAGAATTGATCTTATTAGGCCCAATataaagaaatgttttaatACTAGTTATCATACCATATTCTCCAAAATAGAGGTATTGCCACTTCCACTTGTCAGCCAATTTCACTGTGAGTCTAATGCATGCATAAATGACTAGCAGACCTACTGAAGAGTCGAGCAAGAAACTGACAATGTACCTGTCAAGGTTTCATAACTTGGTAAAAAGAATGATAAGTTAACAAGTTGTGTAAATTAGATTTACCATGTACATGGATCTCCTTGGAATAATGTTGCAAGATATATATTTGCCATGTGAATAACAAGTGAACCAAGACCTTGCTTTGAGGTATCATAGAACCAAACAAGCCAGGAGCGCCTACGCCGGGCAGGCTCACAAAACCTCTTTACTGTCAAATGTATTATAGTTGATAAAACATATATATTAtgagtaaaaaataaatttttattaacatTAAACTTACAGACAAGGCATGTAAAAGCTAAACATGCAAGGACAGCTTGTACTGTCCAACCGAAGTCGTCCGTAAGGGCATCCTTGGAGCAAAGTGGAGAACCCCTTGGCCTGACCGTGACCGCCGAATTGGCAATCAACTCTGTTCCAAGATTCATCTAGTTCAGATCTACTGTCACACCAACCGTGCATTAATACATGCACAATAACAAATCCCCTAGTAAACTGTCACTAGATCATTTCCAACTTTCTCCCGTTTTAGCTCAGAACGGCCCACTTTCCAGTGAAGGCCAAAAGATTGTTGATGCTCTGCAGTCCGCACCCACAAATTTAGCGGGTATATCTCAGCGACCCTGGCGGTAGACTCACTACTGAATGTCATTCATTGTTTTACTTCATAACAATTTCATCGATTAGTGGCGTGGAAATAACCAGATCCAGGTTACAGTGAATTCATAATTTAAATCATGCTAAgtcttaagaaaaaaatatcgaaaagTATGAACGTGTGATGACAGCAATGTATACCAGCTGACTAGAAGCATGGGTTTAGCAGCTATGTAATAATACAAGTGtccaagaaaacgaaatgttcGTAAAAAAACAACGGATTTCCAGCATTAAGGTACATGTCAACCGGTAAGCTTGTATGACGATTTCAAACGAATCTATCTCAGGTGTCAATCATGTAGCCACCGGCCACCCATTTACAAGTGTATAAGGATCTGCTATCAGATTCTGGCGCCCTTGTGGCTATCAGGTCAATGGCGCTTAAGCCTTGCCTTTTACGTTTAGCGTGACGATTCCTAGAGATAACGTCTTCTGTTTCCCTTGATGACAGTTTTTACTGTTTTAAACACATGCGAGGCGTTGGAATCGAAGAAACCTCTTTCTtcgaaataatattttatttaagcTTAAAACGAATATGTTTTTGACGATGGTAGATGATGTCATTAAAACCTGTGGGAATCtttttcaagaagaagagaatttCCTTTGGATGCTTATAATGAGTATATTTCACATTTAAAGCAAGAGAAGGGTTATAGAAGTTACATAACGAACCACTGGTTAAAAGGATTTAGATCTGCGTGTAGATTAAACATACATGGAAAGGAAATTTTCAAGCGATTTTAATTgtgcgttgttgttgaatggcCAAAGCAGCGATGGTGACAAGTCCGAGAGAGACGGAAGATACCCAATCGCTGTTGGATACCTTATCTTTCACCATGTCGAAAACCGTGGTAAATGTCGGCTCCAGCATCAGTGAGTCATCTTCCTTGTTAATTATACGAATATCGCGACGAGTCATTCTCTTCTCAGAAAGATCTCTGGCCCCGAGACGACTTGTTTCCGATACAGTTGCAAGACGATCATCGCGACGTTGATCAACTCGACGTTCAACATCTTCACGAGATCGTTCGTCGCGGCGTTCGTCATTGCGGCGCCCTGCAATATCCCGTTCGACAGATTGGTCCCTACGCTCGACAACAACACGGCGTTCATTGTTTTCTTGGGCACTATCCTGGATAGCTCGACGTTCGCTACGAACATCAAGATTCATTGTCCTGCGCTCTTCGCTTCGACGTTGTTCGACTCGTTCATCATCGTTTTCGTTTTGACGTCTTTCTTCTCGTCGATTCTCGTTAGATCGATGCTGGCGACGTTCAGTTGTTCTTTCTACTTCATTTCTGCGTTCGTCAACTCGAATCTGTCCGTTGTCTTGGcgattttcttctcttctttcctCAACCGATCGACGCTCACGTTCTTCACCTGTTCGGCGTTGTTGAACACGTTCGTCTTGGCGTCGGTCAGATCGACGTTGCGTTTCACGTTCATCTTGGCGTCGATCAGATCGACGTTGTGTTTCACGTTCATCTTGGCG is a genomic window containing:
- the LOC130691653 gene encoding uncharacterized protein LOC130691653 gives rise to the protein MNNAENFTQALLLKLNEPDFVPTLVFEKRFVEIFCTKLSKINEAKSCGTANHSIANMNEMLDCVLVIAKKDDKFIPLFGIMDNMYEQIINSLRSELIESESLIPLHAKVLNFISLIIKHIPSRRATFVTLDLHKLLLLKPAVLNHDLIMLRVEILEVLSDIPAALQDISSINALNLLISFLEGFIETNESSFNLSDPELLKSLLSLISKISRDVSLNNSYHLRKFDDVFLELARIFPELEQAIQGVYKSVCEATLSCSRASLYATKKSPLSIAHSRISKQRPKVFQYSMSILDFKPTPVVNLAKSGRKSAKSDEYSVDRFMFIDMNNIDLEVDAISFEKSVEQISLERTAEVICGMLNSNKGGTIHFGISNSGRIEGVRVNHEQRDGLRCGLDNVFLHQLSPLLPSSLVSVTFIPVRDENTRTTKSNHALYVIRIVVPAKMNTLYHLKNRNLCFVRRHTGNEQLNLKEVRQLTVSLCEKRFMP
- the LOC130691665 gene encoding store-operated calcium entry regulator STIMATE-like — encoded protein: MNLGTELIANSAVTVRPRGSPLCSKDALTDDFGWTVQAVLACLAFTCLVLKRFCEPARRRRSWLVWFYDTSKQGLGSLVIHMANIYLATLFQGDPCTWYIVSFLLDSSVGLLVIYACIRLTVKLADKWKWQYLYFGEYGNPASAKAWAAQSGVYMGIMVVEKVLITILVQLEFWDKVRDLILSPITDPKVAITVVLLVIPFFVNVLMFWVTDNFLMKKPKRGRKRAVRYQRVVNNNSNLDSLPEDSDALLSGDEDLLDSTEEPATTPLAFKNVDELLNVNRRNNSVV
- the LOC130691657 gene encoding trichohyalin-like, translated to MVKLLLVTASLWLVLAISQYHCDSSVALGNIRNDERNLLNPNDLKEETRRVLNDERRMEQDRRRTSETHRREVDERSTPDDRRMERSRTEDRRQPADVTRSAVRSQTERRVDQHREEERRVADRRDQLREDRQSSERRMDERRGVVENRRDENRNDERRSAERRNEVERSVVRQQNERQEERREMQRRSDRSQDERETQRRSDQRQDERETQRRSDRRQDERETQRRSDRRQDERVQQRRTGEERERRSVEERREENRQDNGQIRVDERRNEVERTTERRQHRSNENRREERRQNENDDERVEQRRSEERRTMNLDVRSERRAIQDSAQENNERRVVVERRDQSVERDIAGRRNDERRDERSREDVERRVDQRRDDRLATVSETSRLGARDLSEKRMTRRDIRIINKEDDSLMLEPTFTTVFDMVKDKVSNSDWVSSVSLGLVTIAALAIQQQRTIKIA